A portion of the Thalassotalea sp. LPB0316 genome contains these proteins:
- the radA gene encoding DNA repair protein RadA, translating to MAKAAKIEFVCTDCGKNYTRWRGQCECGAWNTLAEMKTSAAKKATSTKSSAAAGYAGIAGGGAKKIDEVVSLEAEKKPTGIGELDRVLSGGVTTGSVNIISGDPGAGKTTLLSALVARMSQDVASLYCTAEESLSQFKNRVQRLKLDYQVDNLYLLSETSVELIIEELDKHQIKFAVIDSIQAVVTENANGSPGSPSQVKSAAQALTQYCKQNNVTMFIIAHVNKNNEIAGPQTLVHIVDALLHIDTNDGQVRTLRANKNRFGDIDTVGIFKMTERGMISVDNPSEIFLSGSTTNSPGSAITCIRKGNRNLLLEIQCLTTEIESEFPQRVCVGLNMNRVKMLTGILRKHTKTKIFHDTFFNIVGGLKIDESETCIDLALVTALLSSLNDFVVPRTTCIMGELSLNGDVRPIDSGVPRVKEAAQHGFEQIIIPHRNYHKSMEGSGARIIPVKTIHQLLEIIQ from the coding sequence ATGGCCAAAGCGGCAAAAATCGAATTTGTTTGTACCGATTGTGGAAAAAATTATACCCGTTGGCGTGGTCAATGTGAGTGTGGCGCTTGGAATACACTTGCAGAGATGAAAACATCAGCGGCCAAAAAAGCAACAAGTACCAAGTCAAGTGCAGCGGCTGGCTATGCTGGTATTGCTGGTGGTGGTGCCAAAAAAATAGATGAAGTGGTATCACTTGAAGCAGAAAAAAAACCAACCGGCATAGGTGAGCTCGACAGAGTATTAAGTGGTGGTGTCACCACAGGCTCAGTCAATATCATTTCTGGTGATCCCGGCGCTGGTAAAACTACCTTGTTATCTGCACTTGTTGCTCGCATGTCACAAGATGTCGCATCGCTTTATTGTACCGCCGAAGAATCGTTATCCCAGTTTAAAAATCGCGTTCAACGGTTAAAGCTCGATTATCAAGTAGACAACCTCTATTTACTATCTGAAACAAGTGTCGAGCTGATCATTGAAGAGCTCGATAAACATCAAATCAAATTTGCCGTAATCGACTCGATTCAAGCTGTCGTTACGGAAAACGCCAATGGTAGTCCTGGCTCACCATCACAAGTAAAAAGCGCCGCCCAAGCGTTAACCCAATATTGTAAACAAAATAACGTGACCATGTTTATCATTGCTCACGTCAATAAAAACAACGAAATTGCCGGCCCGCAAACCTTAGTTCACATTGTAGATGCCCTACTTCACATCGATACCAACGATGGCCAAGTAAGAACGCTAAGAGCGAATAAAAACCGCTTTGGTGATATTGATACCGTTGGTATTTTTAAAATGACAGAGCGCGGCATGATCAGTGTTGATAACCCCAGTGAAATCTTTTTGTCGGGTTCAACCACTAACTCTCCGGGCTCCGCCATTACCTGTATTCGCAAGGGCAACCGCAATCTGCTACTCGAAATTCAATGTTTGACCACGGAAATAGAATCCGAATTCCCGCAACGCGTCTGTGTCGGCTTAAACATGAACCGAGTAAAAATGCTAACCGGTATTTTGCGAAAGCACACCAAAACCAAAATTTTTCACGATACCTTTTTCAATATTGTTGGCGGGTTAAAAATTGATGAATCTGAAACCTGTATCGATTTAGCTTTAGTCACCGCGCTACTGAGCTCACTCAACGATTTTGTTGTCCCGAGAACGACTTGTATTATGGGCGAACTCAGTTTAAATGGCGATGTCCGGCCTATTGATAGTGGTGTACCCAGAGTAAAAGAAGCGGCACAACACGGTTTTGAACAAATTATTATTCCACACCGCAATTACCACAAATCGATGGAAGGTAGCGGTGCCCGTATTATTCCAGTAAAAACCATTCACCAATTATTGGAAATCATTCAATAA
- a CDS encoding S9 family peptidase → MKNAVKQLAIGVSALALCFISVAEEAPKVEPQELTIDRIYSSPSLNGATPKSLRFSPDGKRVTYLQGKQEDLYRYDLWEYHIDSDENRLLVDSKDIFDGIENLSDEEKARRERQRIYGSGIMEYKFSNDGKALLFPLNGDLYYYNLAEKKAKRLTNTPAFETDAKFSPKANFVSFIRNQNIFVIDIDSGEETKLTKSGGGTIKNGMSEFVAQEEMGRMTGYWWSPDEKYIAFLNVDESPVDIAVRNEIYAEEIKLVEQRYPYTGTPNVKIKLATVNVKSQRIRTIDIGEETDIYIPRVNWLPKGDALTYQWQSRDQKTLKLNLYSVKNRRQSTLLTETSSHWLNLHDDLTFLSDNKRFIWASERDGFKHLYLYNTDGEQLAQLTKGQWVVDSLHAVDEQAGWIYFTGRADTPLERHLYKAPLDGKSPEHVVRVTKRNGFHDIVFSSDLNTYINKFSNIQTPSQVSLHKINGEHITWLEENKVDNNHPIAPYYDQLVMPEFGTLKSDDETTTLYYKIYKPKQLVPGKKYPVIVNVYGGPYAQRVTNRWQGADFTQFMVSQGYIVFQLDNRGSNYRGTAFEFPIYENLGDIEVTDQVTGVKFLRTLNYVDEQRIGIYGHSYGGYMALMSMFKAGEYFKAGVSGAPVTDWRLYDTHYTERYLNHPKANEKGYESSSVFPYAKDLNGPLFIYHGMADDNVLFTNTTKLIKTLQDENKLFELMTYPGAKHSMRGKKVKVHLNNSIIDFFDRHFKAQP, encoded by the coding sequence ATGAAAAACGCAGTTAAACAGTTAGCTATCGGCGTAAGTGCCCTAGCGCTTTGCTTTATCTCGGTAGCTGAAGAAGCACCAAAAGTTGAACCACAAGAATTAACCATTGACCGAATTTATTCTTCACCATCGTTAAATGGTGCCACACCAAAATCACTGCGTTTTTCGCCAGACGGTAAGCGCGTAACTTATTTACAAGGCAAGCAAGAAGATTTATATCGCTACGACTTATGGGAATACCATATTGACAGTGATGAAAATCGACTACTGGTTGACTCTAAAGATATCTTTGACGGTATCGAAAACCTATCTGACGAAGAAAAAGCCCGCCGTGAGCGCCAGCGCATATACGGCTCTGGCATTATGGAATACAAATTTTCGAACGACGGCAAAGCCTTGTTATTTCCGTTAAATGGCGATCTCTACTATTACAACTTAGCCGAAAAAAAAGCCAAGCGTTTAACGAATACACCAGCATTTGAAACCGATGCGAAGTTTTCGCCAAAAGCCAATTTTGTTTCCTTTATCCGCAATCAAAATATTTTTGTTATCGATATCGACTCAGGCGAAGAAACAAAACTGACAAAATCAGGCGGTGGTACGATTAAAAACGGCATGTCTGAGTTTGTTGCTCAAGAAGAAATGGGCCGCATGACGGGTTACTGGTGGTCACCAGATGAAAAGTATATCGCCTTTTTAAACGTCGACGAATCGCCGGTAGACATTGCTGTGCGCAATGAAATTTACGCTGAAGAAATCAAACTTGTCGAGCAGCGCTATCCATATACTGGTACGCCAAATGTAAAAATCAAGCTCGCCACGGTTAACGTTAAAAGCCAGCGAATTCGCACTATTGATATCGGTGAAGAAACTGACATCTACATTCCACGAGTAAACTGGTTGCCTAAAGGCGATGCCTTGACCTACCAATGGCAATCACGCGATCAAAAAACACTGAAACTCAACCTCTATTCAGTAAAAAATCGTCGCCAATCAACCTTGCTCACTGAGACCTCTAGCCATTGGCTTAACCTACATGACGACTTGACCTTTTTAAGTGATAACAAGCGCTTTATTTGGGCGTCTGAGCGCGATGGCTTTAAACATTTGTACCTGTATAACACTGATGGTGAGCAACTTGCCCAATTAACCAAAGGTCAATGGGTTGTCGACTCGCTGCACGCGGTAGACGAGCAAGCGGGCTGGATATACTTTACTGGCCGCGCCGATACACCGTTAGAGCGTCACTTATATAAAGCACCACTTGACGGTAAAAGCCCTGAGCACGTTGTTCGAGTAACGAAACGCAACGGCTTTCACGACATTGTTTTTTCGAGTGATCTGAACACCTATATCAACAAGTTTTCGAATATTCAAACACCGTCACAAGTGAGTTTGCACAAGATCAACGGCGAGCACATTACGTGGTTAGAAGAAAACAAAGTCGATAATAACCACCCTATTGCACCTTATTACGATCAACTCGTGATGCCGGAATTTGGTACGTTAAAGTCGGATGACGAAACCACCACCTTGTATTACAAAATATACAAACCCAAACAATTAGTGCCAGGCAAAAAATACCCTGTTATCGTCAATGTCTACGGCGGCCCTTACGCACAGCGCGTTACTAACCGTTGGCAAGGAGCTGACTTCACGCAGTTTATGGTCAGCCAAGGCTATATTGTTTTCCAATTAGACAATCGCGGCTCAAACTACCGCGGTACCGCGTTTGAATTTCCGATTTATGAAAACCTTGGCGATATTGAAGTCACCGATCAGGTAACCGGCGTCAAATTTCTGCGCACGTTAAACTATGTTGATGAACAAAGAATTGGCATCTATGGCCACTCATATGGCGGTTATATGGCGCTAATGAGCATGTTTAAAGCAGGCGAATACTTTAAAGCCGGTGTTTCTGGTGCCCCAGTAACCGATTGGCGTTTATATGATACCCACTACACTGAGCGCTACTTAAATCACCCGAAGGCGAATGAAAAAGGCTATGAGTCGAGTTCTGTTTTCCCATATGCCAAAGATTTGAACGGCCCGCTGTTTATTTATCACGGCATGGCAGACGATAACGTATTATTTACCAATACCACCAAACTGATCAAAACGCTGCAAGATGAAAATAAGCTCTTTGAGTTGATGACCTACCCAGGCGCAAAACACTCAATGCGCGGTAAAAAAGTTAAGGTGCATTTAAACAACTCGATTATCGACTTCTTTGATCGTCACTTTAAAGCACAGCCATAA
- a CDS encoding methyl-accepting chemotaxis protein, whose translation MKNRPSVVRKVLLSISGIIAVIAIAVAYFVTSERASTVEQTVTQEIRRATQQAAFGIHEFFRERSRVVTSLQANPFVNDWFGRYSERGSSIDNDKQYQQIVDLFKNESDHDPMIKSVFYAPAATHEYFDINGRYNDPNYFTSKRPWWFEALEKDRLFITNPEIDANDGSIVTSIKTTVYSPSRTLLGVMGIDILASEIKSGLIDKMHYQNEGYGFLYTADGRIISFPDEANNIDMSTLPTLDQVDSLISHANGFKALLNDSKPQQELLTTLDFKGEQYLALVAPITDETMALDWRVGFMVPMHAITDPVTQTTYSSIFSVILVLALTSGVIFITIQRLLTKPLKRVMAAMDDIATGDGDLTKRIDINTNDELGQLSESFNTFVENIQKIISQCNLTTQKVLSESDDVSHLVADFSSTVGMQKGYIEQIATAATEMTQTIHGISDNAQTSLDYATKAANEAKQGKALADNANTLINDLANEVSHSTEVVNALHKNSESISAVLEVIKNIAEQTNLLALNAAIEAARAGEQGRGFAVVADEVRTLASRTQDSTGDIEKIIVKLQESASSAVAAMNVGKEKTTEGVSVILQVSEKLDHINQAVALIEEQSNEAASTIKEQASASDEITQQTISVNELADQAVHQTSDMALKSESQKAVTQELTATISQFKV comes from the coding sequence ATGAAGAATCGTCCGTCTGTAGTACGTAAAGTACTACTTTCTATTTCTGGCATTATTGCCGTTATTGCCATTGCCGTGGCTTACTTTGTCACCTCAGAGCGCGCCTCAACCGTTGAACAAACCGTTACGCAAGAAATTCGCCGCGCCACTCAACAAGCGGCTTTTGGCATCCATGAGTTTTTCCGCGAGCGATCGCGCGTTGTCACCTCATTACAAGCTAACCCATTCGTCAATGACTGGTTTGGTCGTTATAGCGAGCGCGGCTCATCCATTGACAACGACAAACAATACCAACAAATCGTCGACTTATTTAAAAACGAATCTGACCATGATCCCATGATCAAATCAGTGTTTTACGCGCCAGCGGCAACCCATGAATATTTTGATATCAATGGCCGTTACAACGATCCAAATTACTTCACTAGCAAGCGACCTTGGTGGTTTGAGGCACTGGAAAAAGATCGCTTGTTTATCACTAACCCTGAGATTGATGCTAACGACGGCTCCATTGTTACGTCAATAAAAACAACAGTCTACTCGCCATCACGCACCTTGCTTGGGGTGATGGGTATCGATATCCTCGCCTCAGAAATCAAGAGTGGCTTAATTGATAAAATGCATTACCAAAACGAAGGTTATGGCTTTTTATATACCGCCGATGGTCGTATTATCTCGTTTCCTGACGAGGCTAATAACATTGATATGAGCACCCTGCCTACCCTCGATCAAGTCGATAGTTTAATTAGCCACGCCAACGGTTTTAAAGCACTATTAAACGACAGCAAGCCACAACAAGAGCTGCTTACTACCCTAGATTTTAAAGGCGAACAGTACCTAGCCTTAGTCGCCCCGATTACCGATGAAACCATGGCTCTTGACTGGCGAGTTGGCTTTATGGTGCCAATGCACGCGATTACCGATCCCGTCACGCAAACCACTTATTCATCTATTTTTTCCGTGATCTTAGTACTCGCACTTACTTCTGGTGTTATTTTTATCACAATACAACGCTTACTTACCAAGCCACTTAAGCGCGTGATGGCGGCAATGGATGATATTGCCACTGGCGACGGCGACTTAACCAAGCGCATTGATATCAATACCAACGACGAGCTAGGCCAGCTAAGTGAGTCGTTCAATACTTTTGTTGAGAATATTCAAAAAATTATTAGCCAATGTAACCTCACCACACAAAAAGTACTGAGTGAATCAGATGATGTTAGCCATTTAGTTGCCGACTTCTCCTCAACGGTTGGCATGCAAAAAGGATACATCGAGCAAATAGCAACGGCAGCCACTGAAATGACCCAAACCATTCACGGGATTTCTGATAACGCTCAAACGTCATTAGATTACGCCACTAAAGCAGCTAATGAAGCGAAACAAGGTAAAGCCTTGGCTGATAACGCCAACACCTTGATCAATGATTTAGCTAATGAAGTGAGTCATTCAACCGAAGTTGTCAATGCCCTACACAAGAATTCAGAATCTATTTCAGCCGTACTAGAAGTGATCAAAAACATTGCTGAACAAACGAACTTACTTGCGTTAAATGCCGCCATTGAAGCAGCTCGAGCCGGTGAGCAAGGTCGTGGCTTTGCCGTTGTCGCCGATGAAGTAAGAACCCTTGCAAGTAGAACACAAGATTCAACGGGCGATATTGAAAAAATTATCGTGAAACTGCAAGAATCAGCCTCTAGCGCCGTAGCTGCAATGAATGTTGGCAAAGAAAAAACCACCGAAGGCGTTAGCGTTATCTTACAGGTCTCAGAAAAACTCGACCATATAAACCAAGCGGTTGCCCTCATTGAAGAACAATCAAATGAAGCGGCTTCAACCATTAAAGAGCAAGCGTCGGCGTCAGATGAAATTACCCAACAAACGATTTCGGTCAATGAACTTGCCGATCAAGCGGTTCATCAGACCTCAGATATGGCTCTAAAGAGTGAATCACAAAAAGCCGTAACTCAAGAGCTCACCGCGACTATTTCGCAATTCAAGGTGTAG
- the arfB gene encoding alternative ribosome rescue aminoacyl-tRNA hydrolase ArfB, with translation MKISNAVDLNLDEVEISAIRAQGAGGQNVNKVSSAIHLRFDINASSLPDFYKERLLALKDKRLTKDGVIVIKAQQHRTQEKNREEALKRLVELIQSVNVVQKARKPTKPTKSSQIKRMDSKTKQGNVKKLRQKVKF, from the coding sequence ATGAAAATTTCAAACGCCGTTGACCTCAACCTTGATGAAGTAGAAATCAGCGCTATTCGCGCGCAAGGCGCAGGCGGACAAAACGTCAATAAAGTTAGCTCTGCTATTCACTTGCGATTCGACATTAACGCCTCGTCACTGCCGGATTTTTACAAAGAGCGTCTACTGGCATTGAAAGATAAACGACTGACCAAAGACGGTGTTATTGTCATTAAAGCCCAACAACACCGCACTCAAGAAAAGAACCGAGAAGAAGCCCTCAAACGGCTTGTTGAGCTGATACAAAGCGTCAATGTGGTACAAAAAGCGCGCAAACCGACCAAGCCGACCAAAAGCTCGCAAATTAAACGCATGGACAGTAAAACCAAACAAGGTAACGTCAAAAAGCTCAGGCAAAAAGTAAAGTTTTAA
- a CDS encoding LacI family DNA-binding transcriptional regulator, with translation MKATINDVAKHAGVSIKTVSRVMNNEPSVRDATREKVMASVLALDYQPNLAARNLAGTKSFSIAFIYDNPNAYYVIDMQNGILKACKSQGYELVIHPCNAQSKNILEEITLMVKMSRIAGIVLTPPFSENPEFVKHLTSLDVKVVRIMSGEHAPDEISPCVMVNDHQAAFDITEHLISLGHQRIGFLAGGKEHNSSAERFNGYKDALTANGIALDSSLVVDGEYSFESGVEGAKTLMEREVKPSAIFSCNDEIAAGALFASRLMNIDIPTQLSIAGFENSPFSRQTWPKLTTADQPTEKIAENATKLLIAQIKKSSDSKMVEQFTPELVVRDSTGNVTV, from the coding sequence ATGAAAGCGACGATCAACGATGTTGCCAAACACGCTGGCGTATCAATAAAAACGGTGTCTCGGGTGATGAATAACGAGCCGTCAGTACGCGATGCAACGAGAGAAAAAGTCATGGCATCGGTGCTTGCTTTAGATTATCAACCCAACTTAGCAGCTCGTAACTTGGCTGGCACTAAATCGTTTTCTATCGCGTTTATTTACGATAACCCCAATGCTTATTACGTCATTGATATGCAAAACGGTATTTTAAAAGCCTGTAAGTCTCAAGGTTACGAGTTGGTTATTCATCCGTGTAATGCACAATCTAAAAACATTCTTGAAGAAATCACGTTAATGGTAAAAATGTCGCGTATTGCCGGCATAGTGTTAACACCACCGTTTTCTGAAAACCCTGAGTTCGTCAAGCATTTAACCAGTTTAGATGTCAAAGTTGTTCGGATCATGTCGGGTGAACACGCACCTGATGAAATTTCACCTTGCGTGATGGTTAATGACCATCAAGCGGCGTTTGATATTACTGAGCATCTGATTAGCCTTGGTCATCAGCGCATTGGCTTTTTAGCTGGTGGCAAAGAGCACAACTCAAGTGCTGAGCGTTTTAACGGTTATAAAGACGCCTTAACAGCCAATGGCATTGCGTTAGACAGTAGCTTAGTTGTCGATGGCGAATACTCGTTTGAATCAGGTGTTGAAGGAGCAAAAACCTTGATGGAGCGTGAGGTAAAACCGTCTGCTATTTTTTCTTGTAATGACGAAATTGCCGCCGGTGCATTATTCGCTTCGCGCTTGATGAACATCGATATTCCAACGCAACTATCAATTGCAGGCTTTGAAAACAGCCCGTTCTCGCGCCAAACTTGGCCAAAACTGACAACCGCTGATCAACCAACTGAAAAAATCGCTGAAAACGCGACTAAGTTATTGATCGCTCAAATCAAAAAGTCGTCTGATAGCAAAATGGTTGAGCAGTTCACCCCTGAATTAGTGGTACGAGATTCAACGGGTAACGTCACTGTCTAA
- the pgi gene encoding glucose-6-phosphate isomerase — MTARTQLASWQKLEQLAASAIPFDVNKAFNQDPSRFDKYHIELDNLLFDYSKNFINDEVLATLLNCARECRLEQARDSMFAGSTINKTENRAVLHTALRSKSTQPLMVEGHNVRLQVTQELAKIERFVERVHLGHHTGYSNKVITDIVSIGVGGSNLGPEMVCQALTRYALAKVNAHFVSNVDGEQISQVLATINPETTLFIVASKTFTTSETMTNANTAKQWLVNYFKSEGAVAKHFVAVSSNLDKVAEFGIASDHIFAMWDWVGGRFSMWSAIALPIALYIGFDHFKTLLEGGESIDQHFINAPLAQNIPVIMALLSFWHASFLGHQSQVILPYDQALARFPAYLQQAEMESNGKSVSTQGESLPYPTVAALWGEIGINGQHAFYQYLHQSNAIVPADFIGSIASHHSLDNHQQVLMANFFAQSQGLMTGVSQQAVEAQLADKGLSASQIQALAPHKVHQGNKPSNTILLDKLTPFSLGQLVALYEHKIFCQGVLLDIHSFDQWGVELGKVLAKNIEQQLNEQQVESNQDSSTRGLLSYYLAKQAQFSTNDSQLGELNSKNSTD; from the coding sequence ATGACAGCTAGAACTCAGCTTGCCAGTTGGCAAAAACTCGAACAGCTTGCAGCATCAGCAATACCTTTCGATGTAAACAAGGCGTTTAATCAAGATCCTTCGCGCTTCGACAAATACCATATCGAACTCGATAACCTGTTATTCGATTATTCAAAAAACTTTATCAACGATGAAGTATTAGCCACGCTGCTCAACTGCGCAAGAGAATGTCGGTTAGAGCAAGCAAGAGATAGCATGTTTGCCGGCAGCACCATTAACAAAACCGAAAACAGAGCGGTTTTGCATACTGCCCTAAGAAGTAAATCAACACAGCCCCTAATGGTGGAAGGTCATAATGTTCGCCTACAAGTGACACAAGAGCTAGCAAAAATTGAGCGCTTTGTTGAGCGAGTTCATTTAGGTCATCACACCGGCTATAGCAATAAAGTGATCACTGACATTGTGAGTATCGGTGTTGGTGGCTCGAATCTGGGGCCCGAAATGGTCTGCCAGGCGCTAACTCGCTATGCCCTAGCTAAAGTTAATGCCCATTTTGTTTCTAATGTCGATGGCGAACAAATATCGCAAGTTCTCGCTACAATAAACCCTGAAACGACATTGTTCATCGTTGCTTCAAAAACCTTTACAACCTCTGAAACGATGACCAATGCCAACACCGCAAAGCAATGGCTTGTTAATTATTTCAAATCGGAAGGTGCCGTTGCCAAGCACTTTGTCGCGGTCAGTAGCAACCTCGACAAAGTTGCTGAATTTGGTATCGCCAGCGACCATATTTTTGCTATGTGGGACTGGGTAGGCGGCAGATTTTCAATGTGGTCGGCAATCGCCTTGCCAATTGCCCTATACATCGGATTTGATCATTTTAAAACACTGCTTGAGGGTGGTGAATCGATTGACCAGCACTTTATTAACGCACCGCTTGCACAAAATATTCCTGTCATTATGGCCTTGCTCAGCTTTTGGCATGCGAGCTTTTTAGGTCACCAGAGCCAGGTGATTTTGCCTTATGATCAGGCACTCGCGAGATTTCCCGCCTATTTACAGCAGGCTGAAATGGAGAGTAATGGTAAATCAGTATCAACCCAAGGTGAGTCGCTACCCTACCCAACCGTGGCTGCGCTTTGGGGTGAAATTGGTATCAATGGTCAGCACGCTTTTTACCAATATTTACATCAAAGTAATGCCATTGTACCGGCTGATTTTATTGGTTCTATCGCAAGTCATCACTCACTTGATAACCATCAACAAGTATTAATGGCAAACTTTTTCGCACAAAGCCAAGGCCTGATGACCGGGGTTAGCCAACAAGCAGTCGAGGCTCAACTAGCCGATAAAGGCCTATCAGCTTCACAAATACAAGCACTCGCCCCACACAAGGTTCACCAAGGTAACAAGCCCTCGAATACCATTTTATTGGATAAGCTGACACCATTTAGCTTAGGTCAACTCGTTGCCTTGTATGAACATAAAATCTTTTGCCAAGGTGTGTTACTCGATATTCATTCATTTGATCAGTGGGGTGTTGAGCTTGGCAAAGTATTAGCGAAGAACATTGAACAACAGCTCAACGAGCAGCAAGTTGAATCAAATCAAGACAGTTCAACGCGTGGACTACTCAGTTATTACTTAGCGAAACAGGCTCAATTTAGTACGAATGACAGCCAATTAGGCGAATTAAACAGCAAAAATAGCACTGATTGA